TCAGGGATAGTATTTTCTGCTGCTTTATCCTCTGCAACTGCTGTATTTGTTACATTGGTAACTTGTATAGGTGTCAATATTTCTTGTCCTATTTTGATAGCACTATTGCATACCTCTTTATTTATGGCATCCAGTTCATTCTGTGTAAGTCCTGGTATTATTTCAAGCAGCCTTTTCTCCATTTCTGATCTTTTGGCATCTCCTGCCTTAACTAAATCTTTAAATTCATCTTCCAGCACATAGTACAACCCCTTAGCAACACTAAGAGCACGATTGTAATTGTCTGCTCCTTTTTTCGCTGCAAGAGCTTGTTTCTGTACCTCTATTGCATCTGCAACTTTCTTTAACACAAAAGTACCTATAATCCCAAACACCCCTATAATAAACTGTACTCCCATGCTTAATATCTGTTCTTTCATCTCTCATTCCTCCATAATTTATAATTTAAAAAGAGAGCCTTTCAGCTCCCTAATTATTCAAAAATATACTCCATGTCTCTGGCCTCAAAACCCCATCCGTTGACCTCTCCCAGTTCTTCTGGAGTTCAGTTACTGCTTGGAAAGTTGGTTCGTCATACAACATTTGAGTATAGGAATTTTCTTTTAGATAGCCATATTGTTCTAGTTTCTGTTGAAGCCATAAAACTACATTGGACTTGTGGCCTTTAACAATAATATCCTGTATTCCTTTCAATGCTGCCATAGTAGCCGGACCTGCTATTCCATCTACAGCTAACCCTGCATTATAATCAATATTCAAGTTGTATTGAAGGGCTTTAATTTGCTCTATAAGTGTATTTGGTTTTACTGGTTCATTTGTACCACTTGCTAATCTTGCCTTAAAATCATTCCACTTAGCCCAGTTATTAGCACTCATATTATGTGGACAGTCTTTCCTGCTTGCATCATAATGTCTTACTACATTATTAATAGAAACACTATATTTACTCATTAAACTTCTTACAAGCTCCAGAGTATTATTTATGGTTGTATCGGAAATATACCCACCAGAATTGCACATTTCAATACCTATGGAATTATGATTTCCTATGCCATATTTGTCGTGGCCATCCCCGCAGTGCCATGCTGCTTGATTTTCCTCCACAACCTGATATATGGAAGTATCATCCACAAAATAATGTGCAGAAGCCTGTCTATCCCCTCCATTGAAATAAGTAGCATTTGCCAGAGCTGTATCCTTATAATTTCCTGTGTCATGCATAACTATAAACTTAATGTCATTCCCTGCTGAATGGTTGTAAGGTGATATTTTTCTTGTGATTGGTAACATATTACCTGCCTCCTATTTTTTTAATAAAATTCCTATAACAAAAATAGAGACTGTGACAAATATGCCAAGTCCCCATTTAATTGTTGATATGAAATCATCCATCTTTTTTATTAAATTCCTAATTTCCGTTCTATTCTCAGTCTCGTTTCGTTCAAGCTCATCCAATCTATCAGAGTGGTTATCTAACCTCTTATCATGCGTTCCTAGTTTTTCTTTTATTTGTTCATGCTTCTCTTCACACAATTTCCCATCATAGCATTCACTCATATAGCACCTCCTGTAAGTATTTTTAAATACTAAAAAAGAGCCCTGGATTTCTCCAAAACTCTATAGGCTCAATAGAATCTGCTTAATTCATCTTTTGATATCATAATATTCTATAGTTTTATCATTTATCCTAGTTGCAATACTTATCCTATTAAACTCAACTTCATTTTCTGATATAGTTTTCAATTCTATATTTTCTACTGAAACTATTTTTAATTTTTTATCAACTGCTTCTGGTTTCACTGCTAAGTTTTTATTTCTATTTAACGCAACAGATGGATATTCGTATGCCTCACATCCCGGCATATCGAAAAAATTTTTCGCGAGCATATTAGAAATTCTATATAAATATTCTATACCTTTACCAACATCTCTAGTGAACTCTGTATAGAAAAATTGATCTATTATTGTACTATTTATTTTCCCTTGTTCATTTAAAGACGTATCATTTGGATTTGTTCC
This genomic interval from Clostridium kluyveri contains the following:
- a CDS encoding peptidoglycan recognition protein family protein — encoded protein: MLPITRKISPYNHSAGNDIKFIVMHDTGNYKDTALANATYFNGGDRQASAHYFVDDTSIYQVVEENQAAWHCGDGHDKYGIGNHNSIGIEMCNSGGYISDTTINNTLELVRSLMSKYSVSINNVVRHYDASRKDCPHNMSANNWAKWNDFKARLASGTNEPVKPNTLIEQIKALQYNLNIDYNAGLAVDGIAGPATMAALKGIQDIIVKGHKSNVVLWLQQKLEQYGYLKENSYTQMLYDEPTFQAVTELQKNWERSTDGVLRPETWSIFLNN
- a CDS encoding hemolysin XhlA family protein — translated: MSECYDGKLCEEKHEQIKEKLGTHDKRLDNHSDRLDELERNETENRTEIRNLIKKMDDFISTIKWGLGIFVTVSIFVIGILLKK